One region of Candidatus Peribacteraceae bacterium genomic DNA includes:
- a CDS encoding RNHCP domain-containing protein: protein MPFIARQEPFTCGHCSAVVTPLPHGTYRNHCPLCLWSKHVDDQGPGDRSSLCQELMEPVALDQDGKKGWMVLHRCTACGKEIRNKCAPDDDISAFTYR from the coding sequence ATGCCATTCATAGCCCGTCAAGAACCGTTCACCTGCGGGCACTGCAGTGCCGTCGTCACTCCCCTGCCGCACGGAACCTACCGCAACCACTGCCCGCTGTGCCTGTGGAGCAAGCATGTGGATGACCAAGGGCCGGGTGACCGTTCGTCGCTCTGCCAAGAGCTCATGGAACCGGTCGCCCTGGACCAGGACGGCAAGAAGGGATGGATGGTCTTGCACCGCTGCACGGCATGCGGAAAAGAGATACGCAACAAATGCGCACCCGATGACGATATCTCCGCCTTCACTTACCGCTAA
- a CDS encoding vitamin B12-dependent ribonucleotide reductase: protein MPSSRSQVSSASSRSAKKEGAIPPASAVEQEQMLGQRARKGLSISRVFTTPGNDPLEEVRYEKRTSRIVNTDGSTVFEMQGAEVPAAWSQVATDIMVSKYFRKAGVPQYDDKGNVLMDAGGSVVKGPERSVKQVVRRLVGCWRHWGEQEGYFETAQDAQAFEDELSYMLVHQMAAPNSPQWFNTGLQTAYGITGPAQGHFYADSKTGDIKKSADAYTHPQPHACFIQSVRDDMVNEGGIMDLWTREARLFKFGSGTGTNFSQLRGMGEPLSGGGKSSGLMSFLKIGDRAAGAIKSGGTTRRAAKMVCLDLDHPDIEDFINWKVNEEKKVAALAKFGYDTDFNGEAYLTVSGQNSNNSIRVAHDFFEAVEKDGDWNLYWRTELRKAAEETRPPKPSKTLKARDLWDQIGYAAWACADPGLQYDTTINDWHTCPADGRINASNPCSEYMFLDDTACNLASLNLLKFFDEEHRSFDVEKFQHAVRLWTIVLEISVLMAQFPSKEIARLSYAFRTLGLGYANLGAMLMRMGIPYDSPKGRAIAGALTAIMTGESYAESGEMASVLGAFAGFARNRDNMLRVIRNHRRAAYDAPAKEYEGLRVVPVGLDQNACPPELLHAAKDAWDRAYRAGEKEGYRNAQVTVIAPTGTIGLLMDCDTTGVEPDFALVKFKKLAGGGYMKIANQSVGPALHALGYTEGEVRDIMTYVMGTLTLEGAPHVNRKALLDKGFTDQDIANVEKTLPQVFDITFTFNKWVLGEETLKRIGFTDADLADPALDVLRKLGFTAAQIEEANVAVCGRMTVEGAPLLKEEHLPVFDCASKCGKLGRRFISAEGHIRMMAAAQPFITGAISKTINLPNEATVEDIKNAYFIGWKLGLKANALYRDGSKLSQPLSNSSDKKDEKTVEKIVETKIIEKLVIKEVPRRRKLPEERQAIAHKFSVAGHEGYVHVGMYDDGTPGEIFIKMAKEGSMLSGVMDGLALSLSMNLQYGVPLEVLCEKLVNTRFEPMGMTANKEIPMVKSIMDYLGRWLALKFLTKEKARKFHNAELVERAYAEGSMSKSAFAMRLPVVDEGTHTEQRDLGTLVEEKTHKEITEVVSKVEASEGKTVHAKLQGFTGTMCSGCGSMRMKRNGSCEVCLDCGATSGCS, encoded by the coding sequence CCGTTCCGCGAAGAAAGAGGGGGCGATCCCCCCCGCTTCCGCCGTCGAGCAGGAACAGATGCTGGGCCAACGAGCTCGCAAGGGACTCTCCATTTCCCGCGTGTTCACCACGCCCGGGAACGACCCCCTGGAGGAAGTGCGCTACGAGAAGCGGACGAGCCGCATCGTCAATACCGACGGTTCCACGGTGTTCGAAATGCAGGGCGCGGAGGTACCCGCCGCCTGGAGCCAGGTGGCCACGGACATCATGGTGAGCAAATACTTCCGCAAGGCGGGCGTACCGCAGTACGACGACAAGGGCAACGTGCTCATGGATGCGGGCGGCAGCGTGGTCAAGGGGCCGGAGCGGAGCGTGAAGCAGGTGGTCCGCCGATTGGTCGGTTGTTGGCGGCACTGGGGGGAGCAGGAGGGGTACTTCGAGACGGCGCAGGACGCGCAAGCCTTTGAGGACGAGCTGAGCTACATGCTGGTGCACCAGATGGCGGCGCCCAACAGCCCCCAGTGGTTCAATACGGGGCTCCAAACGGCCTACGGCATCACGGGGCCCGCGCAGGGGCACTTCTACGCCGATTCCAAGACGGGGGACATCAAGAAGAGCGCAGACGCCTACACCCATCCCCAGCCGCACGCGTGCTTCATCCAGTCCGTGCGGGACGACATGGTCAACGAAGGCGGCATCATGGACCTGTGGACCCGGGAGGCCCGCCTCTTCAAGTTCGGTTCGGGCACGGGCACCAACTTCTCGCAGCTGCGGGGCATGGGGGAACCACTCTCCGGCGGCGGGAAGAGCTCCGGGCTCATGAGCTTCCTCAAGATCGGGGACCGCGCGGCGGGGGCCATCAAGTCCGGCGGCACCACGCGCCGTGCCGCCAAGATGGTCTGTTTGGACCTGGACCACCCGGATATCGAGGACTTCATCAACTGGAAGGTGAATGAGGAGAAGAAGGTGGCTGCCCTGGCGAAATTCGGCTACGACACCGATTTCAACGGAGAGGCGTACCTCACGGTCTCCGGCCAGAACAGCAACAATTCCATCCGCGTGGCCCATGACTTCTTCGAAGCGGTGGAGAAGGACGGCGATTGGAACCTGTACTGGCGCACGGAGTTGCGCAAGGCGGCGGAGGAAACCCGTCCCCCCAAGCCCAGCAAGACACTCAAGGCCCGGGATCTGTGGGACCAGATCGGATACGCGGCGTGGGCGTGCGCGGATCCCGGTTTGCAGTACGACACCACCATCAACGACTGGCACACCTGCCCCGCCGACGGGCGCATCAACGCCAGTAATCCCTGCAGCGAGTACATGTTCCTGGATGACACGGCGTGCAATCTCGCCTCGCTCAATCTCCTGAAGTTCTTCGATGAGGAGCACCGTTCCTTCGACGTGGAGAAGTTCCAGCATGCGGTGCGCCTGTGGACGATCGTGCTGGAGATCTCCGTCCTTATGGCGCAGTTCCCGAGCAAGGAGATTGCGCGCCTCAGCTACGCGTTCCGCACGCTGGGGCTGGGGTACGCCAACTTGGGCGCCATGCTCATGCGCATGGGGATCCCGTACGATTCCCCCAAGGGGCGCGCCATCGCGGGCGCCCTTACGGCCATCATGACGGGCGAGTCGTACGCCGAGAGCGGGGAGATGGCGTCGGTGCTCGGCGCGTTCGCCGGCTTCGCGCGCAACCGCGACAACATGCTCCGCGTCATCCGCAACCACCGCCGCGCCGCGTACGACGCGCCGGCCAAGGAGTACGAAGGTTTGCGCGTGGTGCCCGTGGGTCTGGACCAGAACGCCTGCCCGCCGGAGCTCCTCCATGCCGCCAAGGACGCATGGGACCGCGCGTACCGGGCGGGGGAGAAGGAGGGGTACCGCAACGCGCAAGTCACCGTCATCGCCCCCACGGGGACCATCGGGCTCCTCATGGATTGCGACACCACCGGCGTGGAACCGGATTTCGCGCTCGTGAAATTCAAGAAGCTGGCGGGGGGCGGCTACATGAAGATCGCCAACCAGTCGGTGGGGCCGGCGCTGCACGCCCTGGGGTACACGGAGGGCGAGGTGCGGGACATCATGACGTACGTCATGGGGACGCTCACGCTGGAGGGCGCCCCCCACGTGAACCGCAAGGCGCTCCTGGACAAGGGTTTCACGGACCAGGACATCGCCAATGTGGAGAAGACCTTGCCGCAGGTGTTCGACATCACGTTCACGTTCAACAAGTGGGTGCTGGGGGAAGAGACGCTCAAGCGCATCGGGTTTACGGATGCCGACCTCGCCGACCCCGCGCTGGACGTGTTGCGCAAACTGGGGTTCACGGCGGCGCAGATTGAGGAAGCCAACGTGGCCGTGTGCGGCCGCATGACCGTTGAGGGCGCGCCGCTCCTCAAAGAGGAGCACCTGCCCGTGTTCGATTGTGCCAGCAAGTGCGGCAAGCTGGGGAGGCGCTTCATTTCCGCCGAAGGCCACATCCGCATGATGGCGGCGGCGCAGCCCTTCATCACGGGGGCCATCAGCAAGACCATCAACCTCCCCAACGAGGCCACCGTGGAGGACATCAAGAACGCCTACTTCATCGGTTGGAAATTGGGGCTCAAGGCCAACGCCCTCTACCGCGACGGTTCCAAGCTCTCGCAGCCGCTCTCCAATTCCTCGGACAAGAAAGACGAAAAAACGGTGGAGAAAATCGTGGAAACCAAGATCATTGAGAAGTTGGTGATCAAGGAAGTCCCGCGCAGGCGCAAACTGCCCGAGGAGCGGCAAGCCATCGCCCACAAGTTCTCCGTGGCGGGCCATGAGGGCTACGTCCACGTGGGCATGTACGACGACGGCACACCCGGCGAAATCTTCATCAAGATGGCCAAGGAGGGCTCCATGCTTTCCGGCGTCATGGACGGCTTGGCGCTCAGTCTCTCCATGAACCTGCAGTACGGCGTGCCGCTGGAGGTGCTGTGCGAGAAGCTCGTCAACACCCGCTTCGAGCCCATGGGCATGACGGCCAACAAGGAGATCCCCATGGTCAAATCCATCATGGATTACCTCGGCCGGTGGCTGGCGCTCAAGTTCCTCACCAAGGAGAAGGCCAGGAAGTTCCACAATGCGGAGCTGGTGGAGCGCGCGTACGCGGAGGGCAGCATGAGCAAGTCCGCCTTCGCCATGCGCCTGCCGGTGGTGGATGAGGGCACGCACACGGAGCAGCGGGATTTAGGCACTCTCGTGGAGGAGAAGACGCACAAGGAGATCACCGAAGTGGTGTCCAAGGTGGAAGCGAGCGAGGGGAAGACCGTCCATGCCAAGCTCCAGGGCTTCACGGGGACCATGTGTTCGGGTTGCGGAAGCATGCGGATGAAGCGGAACGGGTCATGTGAGGTGTGTTTGGATTGTGGCGCCACTTCTGGTTGTAGTTGA